A region of Asterias amurensis chromosome 22, ASM3211899v1 DNA encodes the following proteins:
- the LOC139953898 gene encoding mandelamide hydrolase-like, which produces MYRLTIGDLLDRFKKGTLTCEAYTKRMIQRAEDLKIFNYFVSMDTERMLQKAKEADARYQSKTNRPLEGILIALKDNIDVEGEATGACTPGLAGLKPKHTAEVAKRLFDAGTIHAGRTNMHELAFGVSTINTYTGSCHNFHNFDYTCGGSSGGSGGAVAANIVPAALGTDTGGSVRIPASYSGVFGLRPTIGRWPADYGVKLTDLKDSVGPLARSADDIAILDHVMTGEAPHEELSPAKIRIGVARPYYWEDLDPEVEGHAERFLKDLKQEGFVVVDRGEIPGLGEMFDKFHYPTLEHEVLPRLDEYLKHHNHEVTVAEVIDKIASPQVKAYFQDMVRTCPSDVTIQAAMVARNKLRGHMRAYFDTNQLDCIIMPANKIPPPTLETFRDNNSNLRVRIVLNNDSGSICNNPSLVIPGGRVRGSGVPFGMQIEGLTGNDRRLIAVARAIEKALEL; this is translated from the coding sequence aTGTATCGTCTTACAATCGGCGATCTTCTGGACCGCTTCAAGAAAGGAACCCTGACGTGTGAAGCGTATACTAAGCGGATGATCCAGCGGGCTGAGGACCTGAAGATTTTCAACTACTTCGTCTCCATGGATACAGAGCGGATGTTGCAGAAAGCCAAGGAGGCAGATGCCAGGTATCAGAGCAAGACCAATCGACCTCTTGAAGGAATTCTAATCGCCTTAAAGGATAACATCGACGTAGAAGGAGAGGCGACTGGAGCTTGTACTCCGGGTCTAGCTGGTCTCAAACCCAAGCACACAGCTGAGGTAGCTAAGAGGCTTTTTGATGCAGGAACAATCCACGCTGGTAGGACCAACATGCATGAGCTAGCATTTGGGGTGTCGACTATCAATACGTACACGGGATCCTGCCACAACTTTCACAACTTCGACTACACGTGCGGGGGTAGTAGCGGTGGAAGTGGAGGGGCAGTCGCCGCTAATATCGTCCCAGCTGCCCTTGGCACCGACACCGGTGGATCGGTTCGTATCCCAGCATCATACAGCGGCGTGTTCGGTCTGCGTCCAACCATAGGGCGTTGGCCGGCTGACTACGGCGTCAAGCTAACCGATCTAAAAGACTCGGTCGGTCCTCTTGCGAGGAGCGCCGATGACATCGCAATATTGGATCACGTGATGACCGGGGAAGCCCCGCACGAGGAACTGTCACCTGCTAAGATCAGAATCGGAGTAGCGAGACCTTACTACTGGGAAGATCTAGACCCCGAGGTCGAAGGCCATGCCGAGAGATTCCTAAAGGATCTGAAGCAGGAAGGGTTTGTGGTGGTAGACAGGGGAGAAATCCCGGGGTTGGGTGAAATGTTTGACAAGTTTCACTACCCAACTCTGGAGCACGAGGTGCTACCGAGACTAGATGAGTACCTCAAGCATCATAACCACGAAGTGACTGTTGCAGAAGTCATCGACAAAATCGCATCTCCGCAAGTCAAAGCCTACTTTCAAGACATGGTGAGGACCTGCCCCAGTGACGTCACCATCCAGGCAGCGATGGTAGCCAGGAACAAGCTCAGAGGGCACATGAGGGCGTACTTCGATACCAACCAACTCGACTGTATCATCATGCCGGCCAACAAGATCCCGCCACCCACACTCGAAACCTTCAGAGACAACAATTCAAATCTGAGAGTGCGCATTGTTCTGAACAACGACTCGGGTAGTATTTGCAACAACCCATCCCTTGTGATTCCGGGTGGGCGTGTCAGAGGGAGTGGGGTGCCCTTTGGAATGCAGATTGAAGGTCTCACTGGGAATGATAGGCGTCTCATCGCAGTTGCAAGGGCGATCGAAAAAGCTCTTGAGCTGTAG